In Dama dama isolate Ldn47 chromosome 20, ASM3311817v1, whole genome shotgun sequence, a single window of DNA contains:
- the SYT11 gene encoding synaptotagmin-11 isoform X2 codes for MAEITNIRPSFDVSPVVAGLIGASVLVVCVSVTVFVWTCCHQQAEKKHKNPPYKFIHMLKGISIYPETLSNKKKIIKVRRDKDGPGREGGRGNLLVDAAEAGLLGQDKSPKGPSSGSCVDQLPIKMDYGEELRSPIASLTPGESKTTSPSSPEEDVMLGSLTFSVDYNFPKKALVVTIQEAHGLPVMDDQTQGSDPYIKMTILPDKRHRVKTRVLRKTLDPVFDETFTFYGIPYSQLQDLVLHFLVLSFDRFSRDDVIGEVMVPLAGVDPSTGKVQLTRDIIKRNIQKCMSRGELQVSLSYQPVAQRMTVVVLKARHLPKMDITGLSDPYVKVNVYYGRKRIAKKKTHVKKCTLNPVFNESFIYDIPTDLLPDISIEFLVIDFDRTTKNEVVGRLILGAHSVTASGAEHWREVCESPRKPVAKWHSLSEY; via the exons ATGTGTCACCGGTGGTCGCCGGCCTTATCGGGGCCTCTGTGCTGGTGGTGTGTGTCTCCGTGACCGTCTTTGTCTGGACGTGCTGCCACCAGCAGGCAGAGAAGAAGCACAAGAACCCACCATACAAGTTCATTCACATGCTCAAAGGCATCAGCATATACCCAGAAACCCTCAGCAACAAGAAGAAGATCATCAAAGTGCGGAGAGACAAAGACGGCCCCGGGAGGGAAGGTGGACGTGGGAACCTGTTGGTAGATGCAGCAGAGGCTGGCCTGCTGGGCCAAGACAAGAGTCCTAAGGGACCTAGCTCTGGATCTTGTGTAGACCAATTACCCATCAAAATGGACTATGGGGAAGAACTGAGGAGCCCCATTGCAAGCCTGACCCCCGGGGAAAGCAAAACCACTTCTCCATCCTCTCCAGAGGAGGATGTCATGCTCGGATCCCTCACCTTCTCAGTGGACTATAACTTCCCGAAAAAAGCCCTGGTGGTGACAATCCAGGAGGCTCATGGGCTGCCCGTGATGGACGACCAGACCCAGGGCTCTGACCCCTACATCAAAATGACCATCCTTCCCGACAAACGGCACCGGGTGAAGACCAGGGTGCTGCGGAAGACCCTGGACCCTGTGTTTGATGAAACCTTCACCTTCTATGGCATCCCATACAGCCAGCTGCAAGACCTGGTCCTGCACTTCCTCGTCCTCAGCTTTGACCGCTTCTCCCGGGATGACGTCATTGGGGAGGTCATGGTGCCGCTGGCAGGGGTGGACCCCAGCACGGGCAAGGTACAGCTGACCAGGGACATCATCAAAAGGAACATCCAG AAGTGCATGAGCAGAGGCGAGCTCCAGGTGTCTCTGTCATACCAGCCTGTGGCGCAGAGAATGACGGTGGTGGTTCTCAAAGCCAGACACCTGCCGAAGATGGACATCACCGGCCTCTCAG ATCCTTATGTCAAGGTGAACGTCTACTACGGCAGAAAGCGCATTGCCAAGAAGAAAACCCACGTGAAGAAGTGCACTTTGAACCCAGTCTTCAACGAATCTTTCATCTACGACATCCCCACCGACCTCCTGCCCGACATCAGCATCGAGTTCCTGGTCATCGACTTCGATCGCACCACCAAGAACGAGGTGGTGGGCAGGCTGATCCTGGGGGCGCACAGTGTCACCGCCAGCGGTGCCGAACACTGGAGAGAGGTGTGCGAGAGCCCCCGCAAGCCCGTGGCCAAGTGGCACAGTCTGAGCGAGTACTAA
- the SYT11 gene encoding synaptotagmin-11 isoform X3 has product MLKGISIYPETLSNKKKIIKVRRDKDGPGREGGRGNLLVDAAEAGLLGQDKSPKGPSSGSCVDQLPIKMDYGEELRSPIASLTPGESKTTSPSSPEEDVMLGSLTFSVDYNFPKKALVVTIQEAHGLPVMDDQTQGSDPYIKMTILPDKRHRVKTRVLRKTLDPVFDETFTFYGIPYSQLQDLVLHFLVLSFDRFSRDDVIGEVMVPLAGVDPSTGKVQLTRDIIKRNIQKCMSRGELQVSLSYQPVAQRMTVVVLKARHLPKMDITGLSGNPYVKVNVYYGRKRIAKKKTHVKKCTLNPVFNESFIYDIPTDLLPDISIEFLVIDFDRTTKNEVVGRLILGAHSVTASGAEHWREVCESPRKPVAKWHSLSEY; this is encoded by the exons ATGCTCAAAGGCATCAGCATATACCCAGAAACCCTCAGCAACAAGAAGAAGATCATCAAAGTGCGGAGAGACAAAGACGGCCCCGGGAGGGAAGGTGGACGTGGGAACCTGTTGGTAGATGCAGCAGAGGCTGGCCTGCTGGGCCAAGACAAGAGTCCTAAGGGACCTAGCTCTGGATCTTGTGTAGACCAATTACCCATCAAAATGGACTATGGGGAAGAACTGAGGAGCCCCATTGCAAGCCTGACCCCCGGGGAAAGCAAAACCACTTCTCCATCCTCTCCAGAGGAGGATGTCATGCTCGGATCCCTCACCTTCTCAGTGGACTATAACTTCCCGAAAAAAGCCCTGGTGGTGACAATCCAGGAGGCTCATGGGCTGCCCGTGATGGACGACCAGACCCAGGGCTCTGACCCCTACATCAAAATGACCATCCTTCCCGACAAACGGCACCGGGTGAAGACCAGGGTGCTGCGGAAGACCCTGGACCCTGTGTTTGATGAAACCTTCACCTTCTATGGCATCCCATACAGCCAGCTGCAAGACCTGGTCCTGCACTTCCTCGTCCTCAGCTTTGACCGCTTCTCCCGGGATGACGTCATTGGGGAGGTCATGGTGCCGCTGGCAGGGGTGGACCCCAGCACGGGCAAGGTACAGCTGACCAGGGACATCATCAAAAGGAACATCCAG AAGTGCATGAGCAGAGGCGAGCTCCAGGTGTCTCTGTCATACCAGCCTGTGGCGCAGAGAATGACGGTGGTGGTTCTCAAAGCCAGACACCTGCCGAAGATGGACATCACCGGCCTCTCAGGTA ATCCTTATGTCAAGGTGAACGTCTACTACGGCAGAAAGCGCATTGCCAAGAAGAAAACCCACGTGAAGAAGTGCACTTTGAACCCAGTCTTCAACGAATCTTTCATCTACGACATCCCCACCGACCTCCTGCCCGACATCAGCATCGAGTTCCTGGTCATCGACTTCGATCGCACCACCAAGAACGAGGTGGTGGGCAGGCTGATCCTGGGGGCGCACAGTGTCACCGCCAGCGGTGCCGAACACTGGAGAGAGGTGTGCGAGAGCCCCCGCAAGCCCGTGGCCAAGTGGCACAGTCTGAGCGAGTACTAA
- the SYT11 gene encoding synaptotagmin-11 isoform X1, translating to MAEITNIRPSFDVSPVVAGLIGASVLVVCVSVTVFVWTCCHQQAEKKHKNPPYKFIHMLKGISIYPETLSNKKKIIKVRRDKDGPGREGGRGNLLVDAAEAGLLGQDKSPKGPSSGSCVDQLPIKMDYGEELRSPIASLTPGESKTTSPSSPEEDVMLGSLTFSVDYNFPKKALVVTIQEAHGLPVMDDQTQGSDPYIKMTILPDKRHRVKTRVLRKTLDPVFDETFTFYGIPYSQLQDLVLHFLVLSFDRFSRDDVIGEVMVPLAGVDPSTGKVQLTRDIIKRNIQKCMSRGELQVSLSYQPVAQRMTVVVLKARHLPKMDITGLSGNPYVKVNVYYGRKRIAKKKTHVKKCTLNPVFNESFIYDIPTDLLPDISIEFLVIDFDRTTKNEVVGRLILGAHSVTASGAEHWREVCESPRKPVAKWHSLSEY from the exons ATGTGTCACCGGTGGTCGCCGGCCTTATCGGGGCCTCTGTGCTGGTGGTGTGTGTCTCCGTGACCGTCTTTGTCTGGACGTGCTGCCACCAGCAGGCAGAGAAGAAGCACAAGAACCCACCATACAAGTTCATTCACATGCTCAAAGGCATCAGCATATACCCAGAAACCCTCAGCAACAAGAAGAAGATCATCAAAGTGCGGAGAGACAAAGACGGCCCCGGGAGGGAAGGTGGACGTGGGAACCTGTTGGTAGATGCAGCAGAGGCTGGCCTGCTGGGCCAAGACAAGAGTCCTAAGGGACCTAGCTCTGGATCTTGTGTAGACCAATTACCCATCAAAATGGACTATGGGGAAGAACTGAGGAGCCCCATTGCAAGCCTGACCCCCGGGGAAAGCAAAACCACTTCTCCATCCTCTCCAGAGGAGGATGTCATGCTCGGATCCCTCACCTTCTCAGTGGACTATAACTTCCCGAAAAAAGCCCTGGTGGTGACAATCCAGGAGGCTCATGGGCTGCCCGTGATGGACGACCAGACCCAGGGCTCTGACCCCTACATCAAAATGACCATCCTTCCCGACAAACGGCACCGGGTGAAGACCAGGGTGCTGCGGAAGACCCTGGACCCTGTGTTTGATGAAACCTTCACCTTCTATGGCATCCCATACAGCCAGCTGCAAGACCTGGTCCTGCACTTCCTCGTCCTCAGCTTTGACCGCTTCTCCCGGGATGACGTCATTGGGGAGGTCATGGTGCCGCTGGCAGGGGTGGACCCCAGCACGGGCAAGGTACAGCTGACCAGGGACATCATCAAAAGGAACATCCAG AAGTGCATGAGCAGAGGCGAGCTCCAGGTGTCTCTGTCATACCAGCCTGTGGCGCAGAGAATGACGGTGGTGGTTCTCAAAGCCAGACACCTGCCGAAGATGGACATCACCGGCCTCTCAGGTA ATCCTTATGTCAAGGTGAACGTCTACTACGGCAGAAAGCGCATTGCCAAGAAGAAAACCCACGTGAAGAAGTGCACTTTGAACCCAGTCTTCAACGAATCTTTCATCTACGACATCCCCACCGACCTCCTGCCCGACATCAGCATCGAGTTCCTGGTCATCGACTTCGATCGCACCACCAAGAACGAGGTGGTGGGCAGGCTGATCCTGGGGGCGCACAGTGTCACCGCCAGCGGTGCCGAACACTGGAGAGAGGTGTGCGAGAGCCCCCGCAAGCCCGTGGCCAAGTGGCACAGTCTGAGCGAGTACTAA